A window from Lampris incognitus isolate fLamInc1 chromosome 5, fLamInc1.hap2, whole genome shotgun sequence encodes these proteins:
- the rnf150a gene encoding RING finger protein 150a, translated as MAPSLNRACRSLALSTWLLSFCFVHFLCLDFTVAEKEEWYTAFVNVTYFDPLTSELRTEKSECGRYGEHSPKREARGLVLMPAMFQERQACDPGVRFPILSHSTSWVALVAAGNCSFREKIRNAASHNASAVVIYNVGSSNANDTITMPHQGTGDIVAVMIPEPKGQEIVALLVQNISVVLHITIGTRNLQKYVSRTSVVFVSISFIVLMIISLAWLVFYYIQRFRYANARDRNQRRLGDAAKKAINKLQVRTIKKGDKETESDFDNCAVCIEGYKPSDVVRMLPCRHVFHKHCVDPWLQDHRTCPMCKTNILKALGIPASIDCSDEIIPDYEASIGDPPTSPITGASEITVNESLVVHDPAGRTIDLQQLYEDSLSVPQAGESQNPVSSGHQASLSSDSNTSFIVAVEMGMSEVELSVEQEYDEVKS; from the exons ATGGCACCGTCCCTGAACCGAGCTTGCCGCAGTCTTGCTCTCTCAACGTGGCTGCTGTCGTTTTGTTTCGTGCATTTCCTGTGCCTGGACTTCACGGTGGCGGAGAAGGAGGAATGGTACACCGCGTTCGTCAACGTCACCTATTTCGATCCGCTCACTTCGGAACTCAGGACGGAGAAAAGCGAATGTGGCCGTTACGGGGAGCACTCGCCCAAGAGGGAAGCCCGGGGACTCGTCTTAATGCCGGCTATGTTTCAGGAGCGACAGGCGTGTGATCCAGGCGTCAGATTCCCCATTCTGTCCCACAGCACTTCTTGGGTGGCCTTGGTCGCTGCGGGAAATTGCAGTTTTCGAGAGAAAATCCGTAACGCCGCCAGCCACAACGCCTCCGCGGTTGTTATTTACAACGTGGGTTCCAGTAACGCCAACGACACCATAACGATGCCTCACCAAG GTACAGGCGACATTGTGGCCGTCATGATCCCAGAGCCTAAAGGTCAGGAGATTGTGGCCTTGCTGGTGCAGAACATTTCAGTTGTGTTGCACATCACCATAGGAACTCGGAACCTGCAGAAATATGTGAGCAGAACGTCGGTAGTGTTTGTCTCCATCTCCTTCATCGTTCTCATGATCATCTCGCTTGCCTGGCTCGTCTTCTATTACATCCAGAGATTCCGCTATGCTAATGCACGAGATCGCAACCAG AGACGCCTGGGAGATGCAGCTAAGAAGGCCATCAATAAGCTCCAAGTACGCACCATCAAAAAAGGAGATAAG GAAACTGAATCAGATTTTGACAACTGCGCAGTTTGCATTGAAGGATATAAACCTAGTGACGTTGTGCGGATGTTGCCATGCAG GCATGTTTTCCATAAGCACTGTGTAGACCCATGGCTACAAGACCACCGGACGTGTCCCATGTGTAAGACGAACATTCTCAAAGCCTTGGGTATACCG GCCAGCATTGACTGTTCAGATGAGATTATACCAGACTATGAGGCATCCATTGGGGATCCCCCCACTAGCCCCATCACTGGAGCCAGTGAGATCACAGTGAATGAGAGTTTAGTGGTCCATGACCCAGCAGGAAGGACCATTGACCTGCAGCAGCTGTATGAAGACTCATTAAGTGTTCCTCAGGCTGGAGAGAGCCAAAACCCTGTCAGCA